The following proteins are co-located in the Deferribacter autotrophicus genome:
- a CDS encoding helix-turn-helix domain-containing protein has protein sequence MQKEIKEMNLEILDNLITLDDFCRIFNISKHTIYKYTSLRMIPYYKLFGKIYFDKRDLLNFIKKQKKA, from the coding sequence ATGCAAAAAGAGATAAAAGAAATGAATTTAGAAATCCTGGATAATCTTATTACACTTGACGATTTCTGTAGGATTTTTAATATTTCGAAACATACGATTTATAAATATACCTCTTTAAGGATGATTCCTTATTATAAATTGTTTGGCAAAATATATTTTGATAAAAGGGATTTGTTAAATTTTATAAAGAAACAGAAAAAAGCTTAA
- a CDS encoding TraI domain-containing protein, which produces MIFSFFKNKNQKNDIETSINEIIASHEQFFVKIDNLLPSYKDVAYKLFYDVIRRFIRKIYDAPASEKHHHSEPFGLLKHSLETVIHALIEQHKILELKYDTHGNLDSQFNLKNKERVLYRTAISALFHDAGKMFDFIIRDGNVVFDPLEDNLLDFKLKYPNCELIWKPNRTKKHEKRNIILLFDILTQQDRKYLSAVNFLQLIDDFFGYDPKDTLQELIKEADIRSVTKTFTSTSKKEEKVTKQTEKGNYIQEEDETILLTNYFLKSLQDLVNQNTFAINRLGGQLFVLDTVTFVVNPLVIEKSLVYMRKKYNYKTTKNHIISILKDKNVIISDESGKTFFHADILFPNGKKITLNFIIIKNKFLWGCSKPENFAGEIKLKDFISIDMDEEVKETESEKTKLPETPKQETKQENQSDKNTTSSNDEPKENNQIQEQEQKHEQENTSAKQKQKKKLPLYEKLILTLKNMIKGNVIELTTNSEQPIFITTINKQKYIAIKYPQGFDFIAEKTGFYDVSSPDRKKEIERICNSLNNSNYVLLVDKRCVVNIEIKGRIIKSVLVYSSVLF; this is translated from the coding sequence AAAAATAAAAATCAAAAAAATGATATAGAAACTTCTATAAATGAAATAATAGCCTCTCACGAGCAATTTTTTGTTAAAATAGATAACTTGCTACCCTCTTATAAAGATGTGGCTTATAAGCTCTTTTATGACGTTATCAGGAGATTTATTCGTAAAATATACGATGCCCCTGCATCAGAAAAACATCATCATAGTGAACCTTTTGGATTATTAAAACATTCACTTGAAACTGTTATACACGCACTAATAGAACAACATAAAATACTTGAATTGAAATACGACACTCATGGCAATCTTGACAGTCAATTTAATTTAAAAAACAAAGAGAGAGTCCTTTACAGAACCGCTATTAGCGCCTTATTTCACGACGCAGGAAAAATGTTTGATTTCATCATTAGAGATGGTAACGTTGTTTTTGATCCTCTTGAGGATAATCTGCTTGATTTCAAACTCAAATATCCAAATTGTGAGCTGATATGGAAACCAAATAGAACTAAAAAGCATGAAAAAAGAAATATTATTCTCCTTTTTGATATTTTAACCCAGCAGGACAGAAAATATCTATCCGCTGTTAACTTCCTCCAACTGATTGATGATTTCTTTGGTTACGATCCAAAAGATACTTTACAGGAATTGATTAAAGAAGCTGATATTAGGAGCGTGACAAAAACTTTTACTTCTACTTCTAAAAAAGAAGAAAAAGTTACAAAGCAAACAGAAAAAGGCAATTACATTCAAGAAGAAGATGAAACAATATTACTTACAAACTATTTTCTTAAATCTTTACAGGATTTAGTAAATCAAAACACATTTGCAATAAACAGGCTCGGTGGACAGCTTTTTGTTTTAGATACTGTTACGTTTGTAGTTAATCCTTTAGTTATTGAAAAGTCATTAGTTTACATGAGGAAAAAATATAACTACAAAACAACTAAAAACCACATAATTTCAATTTTAAAAGATAAGAATGTTATCATCTCAGATGAATCAGGCAAAACTTTTTTCCATGCTGATATATTGTTTCCTAATGGCAAAAAAATAACTCTTAATTTCATCATCATCAAAAATAAATTCCTATGGGGCTGTTCTAAACCTGAAAATTTCGCAGGTGAAATAAAATTAAAAGATTTTATTAGTATAGATATGGATGAAGAAGTAAAAGAAACTGAATCTGAAAAAACAAAACTTCCAGAAACGCCAAAGCAAGAAACAAAACAGGAAAATCAATCCGATAAAAATACAACCTCATCAAATGATGAGCCAAAAGAGAATAATCAAATACAAGAGCAAGAACAAAAACATGAGCAAGAGAACACATCTGCTAAGCAAAAGCAAAAGAAAAAGTTGCCTCTATATGAAAAGCTTATATTGACATTAAAAAACATGATTAAAGGTAATGTGATTGAATTAACCACTAATTCTGAACAGCCTATATTTATTACTACAATTAACAAACAAAAATACATTGCAATTAAATATCCGCAGGGTTTTGATTTTATTGCTGAAAAAACGGGCTTTTATGACGTTAGCTCACCTGATAGGAAAAAAGAAATCGAAAGAATATGTAACAGTTTAAATAATTCTAACTATGTATTGCTTGTTGATAAGAGATGTGTGGTAAACATTGAAATTAAAGGGAGAATAATAAAAAGTGTTCTCGTGTATTCAAGTGTGCTTTTTTGA